Genomic DNA from Ilyobacter polytropus DSM 2926:
TAAAATATATATTAACAACTTAAAATTTTGTTTAACTTTCCAAAGTAATGAAAAAATTATTACTCTGGATTTATTACATGATTTTAAACTTCTAATACAGTTTTCATAACTATACATCAAATTAAAAGTTATTTTACTTGGAATTTAAAAGGAGTGATCATCTTTGAGAAAAAAAATAATAGTTTCCATCACCTTAAGCAGTTTCATTGTTTTTTTCTTACTTTTTTTGTTTATCAGTGAAAATATAAAAAAAGATTACAATAAGTTCGAACAGAAACGTTCTAAAGAACGTTATATGATTATTAAAAATGAGTTTAAAAGCTTATCGAATAATTTGAAAATTTTAAGTTCAGACTGGGGAGAATGGGACGACACATTCGAATTTGTAAAAAATAAAAATGAAGATTATATAAAATCTAATCTAAGTCCATTAAGTATTTCAACATTGGGAATAAACTACTTGTACATAACCGATATAACTGGAAAAAATGTTTATAGTGTGGGATCTGACAATGAAATCCAGAGAAAAATAATACCATCAGAAAAATTGAGAATTCAGTAAATGAAATAATAGAAAATAAAGACTTAAGCAAAAGGCTTGAAATTACAGGAAAAGATGAAATTTCATTACTTAAAAAGAATATAAATATTTTTTTAGATACCATTGAGAATATGAATAATAAATTGGTGGGCAAGGCTAGTTACGATATAATGACAGGAATCTTCAACAGGCATACTGGTATGGAGAAATTAGAGTTAATAACTGAAAAATCAAAATTTGAAAATAAATCTCTCACAGGTTGCTTTATAGATGTAGATGGGTTGAAATTTGTAAACGGTAATTTTTCTCACAATGACGGAGATGATCTTATCAAAAAGATAGCCTCTGTTCTAAAAAACTTCTCAAGAGATGAAGACCTTTTATTTCGCTTAGGTGGAGATGAATTTTTTATGGCTTTTTTAGGAATTGATCATTCAGATGTAGAGAAAATATTTTTAAGAATAACCAACTATTTAGAAGAATACAATAAAAAAAGTAAAAAGCCTTATGATCTTAAAATAAGTTATGGAATCATAGACTATGACTCTAACAAAACTGTAGATGAGTTTATTTTTTCGGCTGATGAAAAAATGTATCGGCACAAGTCAGGAAAAAAAGCTTTTAGAAATTAACTCTCTTTAAAGTATAGTTTTTATAGACATCCCATATAACTTTTGGAGAAGACGTGTTTAAATATTATTTTTATAGAGGATATTTACCTTTAGAAACGTATTAGAATAATAGTTGCTTTTCATAAAACTTTTTAAGGAGGTTTGAAATGGAGAAATGGAGATGTGTGCCTTGTGGTTATATTTATGACCCTGAAATTGGTGATGAGGCTGGTGGAATTAAACCAGGTGTAAAATTTGAAGACCTTCCTGAAGATTGGGTTTGTCCTCTATGCGGGGCACCAAAGGAAGATTTTGAGTCTGCTCAATAATTTTTAAAC
This window encodes:
- a CDS encoding CHASE4 domain-containing protein — translated: MRKKIIVSITLSSFIVFFLLFLFISENIKKDYNKFEQKRSKERYMIIKNEFKSLSNNLKILSSDWGEWDDTFEFVKNKNEDYIKSNLSPLSISTLGINYLYITDITGKNVYSVGSDNEIQRKIIPSEKLRIQ
- a CDS encoding GGDEF domain-containing protein, with the protein product MNNKLVGKASYDIMTGIFNRHTGMEKLELITEKSKFENKSLTGCFIDVDGLKFVNGNFSHNDGDDLIKKIASVLKNFSRDEDLLFRLGGDEFFMAFLGIDHSDVEKIFLRITNYLEEYNKKSKKPYDLKISYGIIDYDSNKTVDEFIFSADEKMYRHKSGKKAFRN
- the rd gene encoding rubredoxin, with amino-acid sequence MEKWRCVPCGYIYDPEIGDEAGGIKPGVKFEDLPEDWVCPLCGAPKEDFESAQ